Proteins from a genomic interval of Bdellovibrionales bacterium:
- a CDS encoding four helix bundle protein, with translation MSRYRHLPIYKLTYELLGRVNVATKNFPREYKFTLAQSLQQEVIELVILIYRANAALNKSPVIDTMLERLQVIELLIRLAHDLKILPLKHDAALVEMTESISKQSQGWKKSISKK, from the coding sequence ATGTCGCGCTATCGTCATCTGCCAATTTACAAGCTGACCTACGAGCTTTTAGGTCGTGTGAATGTCGCCACCAAAAATTTTCCGAGAGAGTACAAATTCACTTTAGCGCAAAGCCTCCAGCAGGAAGTGATAGAGCTTGTGATCCTCATTTATCGAGCTAACGCAGCATTAAATAAAAGCCCGGTGATCGATACAATGCTCGAACGACTCCAAGTGATCGAGCTCCTGATCCGTCTGGCGCACGATTTAAAAATTCTTCCTCTGAAACACGACGCAGCGCTTGTGGAGATGACCGAATCTATTAGCAAGCAGTCTCAGGGTTGGAAAAAATCCATCTCAAAGAAATAA